In Brassica napus cultivar Da-Ae chromosome C2, Da-Ae, whole genome shotgun sequence, the sequence ACGGTTTGGTGGACCCATTGTACTCTTCAAGTACAAACACCTCACCTGCAAAGGAACAACTCGAGTTAGAGACTGATAAATGCACTAGGAGGATGATCGATAAATATCAagaaagaaagtttttttttttactaacgtTTTGCCAGTTTTTCTTCAAGAGCGAAACAAGGAAGTTAACGCTCATCTGAACATTCTGAAAGATCTGCTTCTCCTCCATGCCGAGATTCCCAACAGCGACACCCATGCAGAGAACCTTCTTGAGCTGGAACTTGACTGTTGCCTTAGTCTCATTCACCTTGGCCTCCAAAGACTCTTGGTGGCTAACAAGTGTAGGGAACTTTCCTGTTCATCGTTGTTCAAAAGAGTCAAATAATAAACAACACACTACAACGATAAAACTACTAACAGGAAAATTAGGAGAGGACATGCCTGCCTTGTTGAGACCAGGACCAAGAAGACGAGGAATCTGTTTGATGACAGATTCAGAAGCAAGGAAAGCATGGAACTTCTTGGCGAGCTTCTTAACaagtttcttgttcttgttcaaCTTCTTAAGAGCTTCAACATCCATAGAGTCCAATCCAATCTTCTCAGCCTATGTAAAAACCAAAACCCAATttgcatttatatatatacactaactAACATGTTCTTAAAGAAAGAGTGAGAGGAGAAGCTTTACCTCTTCAACGTGCTGGGCGTCACCGAGCATGCAAATCTTCATCTTGGGCCTTGGAATGTGAGGCAACTTAACGGATCCGCTAAACCGCTTGTCCTTTTGTGGGTCATAGTTCTTAAGACCAATCTGGAGTTCGATGGTCTCAGTGAACTTGCGTGGCTTTGTCTCCTTGCAGTGGGTGATCATTGAGGATATCGCCTCTCTCACGGCTTCGCTCTGGAGCTTACTGCCACCAATCAAAAATTCGAACTTTCAATAACAAAGACAAGAGACTTTTACTAAAAAATCAATAAACCTTGACACTCTGTTTCCTCATTAACCACTTTTACACAAAAAGGTCAATACTTTTCACTTACACTATCTACGGTTATACTAAATTTGTTTACATTTGATTCCAGAGGCAGATGAATATAGATAAAATGAGCATACAAACCTCATTTTGGGGAGTTTCTCAGATACTGTTCCACCTGAAACGTAAAGTCAAGAGGATGTCAGATCACAAGGAGAAACGTTTcgatgaagacgaagaagaatgAATACCTGTGGAAGATCGGAAACAGCGAAAGAAGGTTTGTGCAACTTTATATGATATATGAGCAAGACAGAAGGGGAACGAAACCCTAAGCCCATTCTGTTTCAACTAATTAAAAGCCCAATATGATATAGGCCCATATTTAAAATATCCAACAATTGGGTGTTTGCTGGCTATTATATACTTCCAAGcccaaaatacaaaacaaaagttcTATCTAACTCttatccgtttttttttttttttttgtctcaaacTCTGAACTATGCAAAGCTTCAAACGTCAGTTTACAATTAGCTAAGCTTTTCCCAGGTAAATGTTCTTC encodes:
- the LOC106436648 gene encoding 60S ribosomal protein L10a-3 — protein: MSKLQSEAVREAISSMITHCKETKPRKFTETIELQIGLKNYDPQKDKRFSGSVKLPHIPRPKMKICMLGDAQHVEEAEKIGLDSMDVEALKKLNKNKKLVKKLAKKFHAFLASESVIKQIPRLLGPGLNKAGKFPTLVSHQESLEAKVNETKATVKFQLKKVLCMGVAVGNLGMEEKQIFQNVQMSVNFLVSLLKKNWQNVRCLYLKSTMGPPNRVF